A single region of the Malus sylvestris chromosome 8, drMalSylv7.2, whole genome shotgun sequence genome encodes:
- the LOC126632770 gene encoding uncharacterized protein LOC126632770 isoform X1 — protein sequence MGGVLCRSVELVNAMSPGVVLEIMEVEGDERRGRLIVRLETGESREIKGSKFINRSLRSRLHWSIHVTAVLPGGETARMIFRANYFAENGKVIFRLVGEELRDDPVVIPDLRRLRLTDFESMLRTAQNE from the exons ATGGGTGGCGTTCTCTGTCGATCGGTGGAGCTCGTGAACGCGATGAGTCCGGGTGTGGTTCTTGAGATAATGGAGGTGGAGGGCGATGAAAGGCGGGGCAGATTGATTGTTAGGCTCGAAACTGGGGAGAGTAGAGAGATCAAGGGCAGCAAGTTCATAAACCGAAGCTTACGTTCTCGTCTTCATTGGAGCATTCATGTCACCGCCGTGCTTCCCGGCGGTGAAACGGCGAGAATGATCTTTCGGGCCAACTATTTTGCTGAGAACGGGAAGGTCATATTCCGGCTAGTGGGCGAGGAACTGAGGGATGACCCAGTAGTGATCCCCGATCTCCGTCGCTTGAg attaacTGACTTTgaaagcatgttacgaacagctcagaatgaatga
- the LOC126632770 gene encoding uncharacterized protein LOC126632770 isoform X2 yields MGGVLCRSVELVNAMSPGVVLEIMEVEGDERRGRLIVRLETGESREIKGSKFINRSLRSRLHWSIHVTAVLPGGETARMIFRANYFAENGKVIFRLVGEELRDDPVVIPDLRRLRFFTCVGGN; encoded by the exons ATGGGTGGCGTTCTCTGTCGATCGGTGGAGCTCGTGAACGCGATGAGTCCGGGTGTGGTTCTTGAGATAATGGAGGTGGAGGGCGATGAAAGGCGGGGCAGATTGATTGTTAGGCTCGAAACTGGGGAGAGTAGAGAGATCAAGGGCAGCAAGTTCATAAACCGAAGCTTACGTTCTCGTCTTCATTGGAGCATTCATGTCACCGCCGTGCTTCCCGGCGGTGAAACGGCGAGAATGATCTTTCGGGCCAACTATTTTGCTGAGAACGGGAAGGTCATATTCCGGCTAGTGGGCGAGGAACTGAGGGATGACCCAGTAGTGATCCCCGATCTCCGTCGCTTGAg GTTCTTCACCTGTGTTGGAGGAAATTAA